From one Culex quinquefasciatus strain JHB chromosome 3, VPISU_Cqui_1.0_pri_paternal, whole genome shotgun sequence genomic stretch:
- the LOC119770385 gene encoding uncharacterized protein LOC119770385, which yields MAKIFILIWVAIALIGITGVQSSDAVGGTPCAAKCPSGTEIQFCPKNEKFQCCASPCVQPTCGQRDTSHIRCIRCPDECICRKGFIRLEFGGPCVRESECPIATVTVDDTLNINSTS from the exons ATGGCGAAGATTTTTATCCTAATTTGGGTGGCGATTGCCCTGATCGGAATAACTGGCGTACAGTCGTCGGATGCGGTTGGAGGAACTCCATGTGCTGCCAAGTGTCCTTCCGGAACAGAGATTC AATTTTGTCCCAAGAACGAAAAGTTCCAATGCTGTGCCAGCCCATGTGTTCAGCCCACGTGTGGACAGCGTGACACGTCGCACATCCGGTGCATCCGTTGTCCTGATGAGTGTATCTGCCGGAAGGGTTTTATCCGCCTGGAGTTCGGGGGGCCATGTGTACGGGAATCGGAGTGTCCGATTGCAACTGTTACCGTTGATGACACTTTAAATATAAACTCAACTAGTTAA
- the LOC6041797 gene encoding b(0,+)-type amino acid transporter 1 isoform X2 yields MFQHAYQANQFGTNGHNGSIRDVSTADWSAKVGSGAKDPNGSIGRGTSETAETDSSGTGGMRDSLEGTGSAQNDLIHLKRRVGLFSGVALIVGTMIGSGIFVSPSGLLVRTGSIGVSFIIWMACGLLSLLGALAYAELGTMNTSSGAEWAYFMDAFGAWPAFLFSWVSTLVLKPSQMAIICLSFAQYAVEAFVAECDPPLSVVKMVAILAIVSILFVNCYSVNLGMAVQNVFTSAKLIAVLIVICGGAYKLFQGNTQHLQNAFTGPTPSLGAIATAFYTGLWAYDGWNNLNYVTEEIQNPSKNLPRSIIIGIPLVTLCYALINVSYLAAMSPTEMIESEAVAVTFGNRILGAMAWLMPLSVTISTFGSANGTLFAAGRLCFAASREGHLLDILSYVHVRRLTPAPGLIFHSMIAGAMVLYGTIDSLIDFFSFTAWIFYGGAMLALIVMRYTKPNYPRPYKVPLIIPILVMVISGYLVVAPIIEKPQIEYLYAVLFIFTGFIFYIPFVHYGYHPKFMNNFTLFFQMLFEVVPTTSMAMFD; encoded by the exons GACATAATGGTTCAATTAGAGACGTATCAACGGCAGACTGGAGCGCCAAAGTTGGGAGCGGAGCAAAAGATCCCAACGGGAGCATCGGGCGAGGGACGTCCGAAACGGCAGAGACCGACTCATCAG GGACCGGGGGGATGCGGGACTCGCTGGAGGGGACGGGCTCAGCGCAGAACGACCTTATTCACCTCAAGAGACGGGTGGGACTCTTCAGTGGGGTGGCTTTAATTGTCGGAACGATGATCG GGTCTGGAATTTTTGTATCGCCATCTGGTTTACTGGTGCGAACCGGTTCCATTGGTGTGAGCTTTATTATATGGATGGCCTGTGGATTGCTCTCATTGTTAG GTGCATTGGCGTACGCCGAGTTAGGCACGATGAACACATCCTCCGGAGCAGAATGGGCATACTTTATGGACGCGTTCGGGGCCTGGCCCGCCTTCCTGTTCTCCTGGGTCTCGACGCTGGTCCTGAAGCCGTCCCAGATGGCGATCATCTGCCTCTCGTTCGCCCAGTACGCCGTCGAGGCCTTCGTGGCCGAGTGCGATCCACCCTTGAGCGTTGTGAAAATGGTTGCAATACTGGCGATAG TGAGCATTTTATTTGTAAACTGTTATAGCGTTAATTTAGGGATGGCTGTACAAAACGTCTTCACCTCTGCAAAACTGATCGCGGTGCTGATCGTCATCTGCGGCGGCGCCTACAAGCTGTTCCAGGGCAACACGCAGCACCTGCAGAATGCATTTACCGGCCCGACGCCGTCGCTGGGGGCGATCGCGACCGCCTTCTACACCGGCCTGTGGGCGTACGACGGGTGGAACAACCTCAACTACGTCACCGAGGAGATCCAGAACCCGAGCAA GAACCTCCCGCGCTCGATCATCATCGGCATCCCGCTGGTGACGCTGTGCTACGCGCTGATCAACGTGTCCTACCTGGCCGCCATGTCGCCGACCGAGATGATCGAGTCGGAAGCCGTCGCGGTCACGTTCGGCAACCGCATCCTGGGCGCGATGGCCTGGCTGATGCCACTGAGCGTCACCATCAGCACATTTGGCAGCGCCAACGGAACGCTGTTTGCCGCCGGCAG ATTGTGCTTTGCCGCAAGCCGTGAAGGACACCTGTTGGACATCCTTTCGTACGTACACGTGCGCCGTCTGACACCGGCTCCGGGACTGATTTTCCAC TCAATGATTGCCGGTGCGATGGTCCTCTACGGAACGATCGACTCGCTGATCGACTTCTTCAGCTTCACGGCGTGGATCTTCTACGGTGGCGCGATGTTGGCTCTTATCGTGATGCGTTACACTAAACCCAACTACCCGAGGCCCTACAAA GTTCCACTTATCATTCCAATTTTGGTTATGGTCATTTCCGGCTACCTCGTGGTAGCGCCCATCATCGAGAAACCACAGATTGAGTACCTGTATGCAGTGTTGTTTATATTCACCGGTTTCATCTTCTACATACCGTTCGTGCACTACGGCTATCATCCAAAGTTTATGA atAACTTTACCCTTTTCTTCCAAATGCTATTTGAGGTTGTACCGACCACGTCGATGGCAATGTTTGACTGA
- the LOC6041796 gene encoding uncharacterized protein C1orf131 homolog has product MAPDFIPIQTKASRVKEATSEFSVTVFEPKKARANRPKLPKVKRLAPEDDAKSDDNGDSDEADIDDIFSDARRRKRKVKEDPQTFDISRARKEVINFGISGFDKDTKHEAKVALAIKLGAKAPKNPYRNYKEILEERKRQKEDTDRENRRRKGQSFGAAKSFQQHQQRARQKASDPGSVTKHYGVVDPKIGDKKKRKG; this is encoded by the exons ATGGCGCCGGATTTCATTCCGATTCAAACGAAAGCCTCCCGAGTGAAGGAGGCTACTTCCGAATTCAGCGTGACTGTTTTCGAGCCCAAAAAAGCCCGAGCCAATCGTCCGAAACTGCCCAAAGTGAAACGACTTGCCCCGGAGGATGACGCCAAATCCGACGATAACGGTGACAGTGATGAGGCCGATATCGATGACATCTTCTCGGATGCCCGCAGGCGAAAGCGGAAG GTTAAGGAAGATCCACAAACGTTCGACATCAGCAGGGCCCGCAAGGAGGTCATCAACTTTGGCATATCCGGCTTTGACAAGGACACAAAACACGAGGCAAAGGTGGCGCTGGCCATCAAGCTGGGAGCGAAAGCGCCAAAGAATCCGTACCGGAACTACAAGGAGATCCTGGAGGAACGGAAGCGCCAAAAAGAGGACACGGATCGGGAGAATCGTCGCCGAAAGGGGCAGAGCTTCGGGGCGGCCAAATCCTtccagcagcaccagcagcggGCGCGGCAGAAGGCCTCCGATCCCGGATCGGTTACGAAGCATTACGGCGTGGTTGATCCGAAGATTGGCGACAAAAAGAAGCGGAAGGGTTGA
- the LOC6041797 gene encoding b(0,+)-type amino acid transporter 1 isoform X1, with amino-acid sequence MRDTLSQFFSSVAAAGNDGRKNSSDSDNSFAGHNGSIRDVSTADWSAKVGSGAKDPNGSIGRGTSETAETDSSGTGGMRDSLEGTGSAQNDLIHLKRRVGLFSGVALIVGTMIGSGIFVSPSGLLVRTGSIGVSFIIWMACGLLSLLGALAYAELGTMNTSSGAEWAYFMDAFGAWPAFLFSWVSTLVLKPSQMAIICLSFAQYAVEAFVAECDPPLSVVKMVAILAIVSILFVNCYSVNLGMAVQNVFTSAKLIAVLIVICGGAYKLFQGNTQHLQNAFTGPTPSLGAIATAFYTGLWAYDGWNNLNYVTEEIQNPSKNLPRSIIIGIPLVTLCYALINVSYLAAMSPTEMIESEAVAVTFGNRILGAMAWLMPLSVTISTFGSANGTLFAAGRLCFAASREGHLLDILSYVHVRRLTPAPGLIFHSMIAGAMVLYGTIDSLIDFFSFTAWIFYGGAMLALIVMRYTKPNYPRPYKVPLIIPILVMVISGYLVVAPIIEKPQIEYLYAVLFIFTGFIFYIPFVHYGYHPKFMNNFTLFFQMLFEVVPTTSMAMFD; translated from the exons GACATAATGGTTCAATTAGAGACGTATCAACGGCAGACTGGAGCGCCAAAGTTGGGAGCGGAGCAAAAGATCCCAACGGGAGCATCGGGCGAGGGACGTCCGAAACGGCAGAGACCGACTCATCAG GGACCGGGGGGATGCGGGACTCGCTGGAGGGGACGGGCTCAGCGCAGAACGACCTTATTCACCTCAAGAGACGGGTGGGACTCTTCAGTGGGGTGGCTTTAATTGTCGGAACGATGATCG GGTCTGGAATTTTTGTATCGCCATCTGGTTTACTGGTGCGAACCGGTTCCATTGGTGTGAGCTTTATTATATGGATGGCCTGTGGATTGCTCTCATTGTTAG GTGCATTGGCGTACGCCGAGTTAGGCACGATGAACACATCCTCCGGAGCAGAATGGGCATACTTTATGGACGCGTTCGGGGCCTGGCCCGCCTTCCTGTTCTCCTGGGTCTCGACGCTGGTCCTGAAGCCGTCCCAGATGGCGATCATCTGCCTCTCGTTCGCCCAGTACGCCGTCGAGGCCTTCGTGGCCGAGTGCGATCCACCCTTGAGCGTTGTGAAAATGGTTGCAATACTGGCGATAG TGAGCATTTTATTTGTAAACTGTTATAGCGTTAATTTAGGGATGGCTGTACAAAACGTCTTCACCTCTGCAAAACTGATCGCGGTGCTGATCGTCATCTGCGGCGGCGCCTACAAGCTGTTCCAGGGCAACACGCAGCACCTGCAGAATGCATTTACCGGCCCGACGCCGTCGCTGGGGGCGATCGCGACCGCCTTCTACACCGGCCTGTGGGCGTACGACGGGTGGAACAACCTCAACTACGTCACCGAGGAGATCCAGAACCCGAGCAA GAACCTCCCGCGCTCGATCATCATCGGCATCCCGCTGGTGACGCTGTGCTACGCGCTGATCAACGTGTCCTACCTGGCCGCCATGTCGCCGACCGAGATGATCGAGTCGGAAGCCGTCGCGGTCACGTTCGGCAACCGCATCCTGGGCGCGATGGCCTGGCTGATGCCACTGAGCGTCACCATCAGCACATTTGGCAGCGCCAACGGAACGCTGTTTGCCGCCGGCAG ATTGTGCTTTGCCGCAAGCCGTGAAGGACACCTGTTGGACATCCTTTCGTACGTACACGTGCGCCGTCTGACACCGGCTCCGGGACTGATTTTCCAC TCAATGATTGCCGGTGCGATGGTCCTCTACGGAACGATCGACTCGCTGATCGACTTCTTCAGCTTCACGGCGTGGATCTTCTACGGTGGCGCGATGTTGGCTCTTATCGTGATGCGTTACACTAAACCCAACTACCCGAGGCCCTACAAA GTTCCACTTATCATTCCAATTTTGGTTATGGTCATTTCCGGCTACCTCGTGGTAGCGCCCATCATCGAGAAACCACAGATTGAGTACCTGTATGCAGTGTTGTTTATATTCACCGGTTTCATCTTCTACATACCGTTCGTGCACTACGGCTATCATCCAAAGTTTATGA atAACTTTACCCTTTTCTTCCAAATGCTATTTGAGGTTGTACCGACCACGTCGATGGCAATGTTTGACTGA